Proteins from one Streptomyces caniferus genomic window:
- a CDS encoding alpha-mannosidase, whose translation MHDDRALIEARLDRVLNERIRPALYPESVPLQVAAWVAPDIGASPAHTESNARGTASVAEGLDAAHTPVAVGDAWGAPWGTTWFKVHGEVPPEWAGRTVEAVLDLGFDERMPGFQCEALVHLPDGTPVKAINPRNQWVRVGAPVRGGERVEWHLEAASNPVILDVHPFRPTPLGDPETAGSTPQYRLARMDLAVFDTEVWELIQDLEVLGELMRELAVDSPRRWELLRAVGRSLDAVDLQDVNGTAVAARAELRSVLAAPAGASAHRISAVGHAHIDSAWLWPLRETVRKVARTASNMTALLADEPEFVFAMSQAQQYAWIKEHRPEVYAKVKKAVAEGRFVPAGGMWVESDTNMPGSEAMARQFVHGKRFFLEEFGIENEEAWLPDTFGFAAGLPQIIKAAGSKWLLTQKISWSRTNAFPHHTFRWEGIDGTRIFTHFPPVDTYNCQMAGSEIAHAARNFKDKGVASRSLAPTGWGDGGGGTTREMIAKARRLRDLDGSATVEWEKPADFFAKAEAEYPRAPVWVGELYLELHRATLTSQARTKHGNRRSEHLLREAELWSATAAVRAHHPYPYAALDRLWKTVLLHQFHDILPGSSIAWVHREAARTYAAVAAELEDIIASAVAALAGPGATELVVNSAPHARGGVAAGAVAAPSVGEGSEVAAAPRGDGGFTLTNDLLRVEIDGRGLVVSAYDRVAEREAVAPGGAANLLQIHPDFPNMWDAWDVDAFYRNVVTDLTEADEVVLGEVSGEAATVRVTRTFGGSRVVQSLTLERGQRRLDIDTEVDWHETEKFLKAAFPLDLHAERYAAETQFGHLYRPTHTNTTWEAAKFEACAHRFVHLEEPGWGVALVNDATYGHDVTRTVREDGDRGTTTTVRLSLLRAPRFPDPETDQGLHRFRHALVPGAALGDAVREGHRLNLPERRTAGGGAVAPLVTVDNDAVVVTAVKLADDSSGDVIVRLHEAHGGRATATLTTGFEPAGATATDLLERPVDDGPVLVRQGNTVRMRLRPFQIVTVRLPRAAGR comes from the coding sequence ATGCATGACGACCGCGCACTGATCGAAGCCCGCCTCGACCGCGTCCTGAACGAGCGCATCCGGCCCGCGCTGTACCCGGAATCGGTTCCCCTCCAGGTCGCGGCGTGGGTCGCACCGGACATCGGGGCCTCCCCCGCTCACACGGAGTCGAACGCCCGGGGAACGGCATCGGTGGCCGAGGGCCTGGACGCGGCCCATACGCCGGTGGCGGTGGGCGATGCCTGGGGCGCCCCCTGGGGCACGACGTGGTTCAAGGTCCACGGGGAGGTGCCGCCGGAATGGGCGGGCCGCACCGTGGAGGCAGTGCTCGACCTGGGCTTCGACGAGCGGATGCCGGGCTTCCAGTGCGAGGCGCTGGTCCACCTGCCCGACGGCACCCCGGTCAAGGCGATCAATCCGCGCAATCAGTGGGTCCGCGTGGGCGCGCCGGTACGCGGCGGTGAGCGCGTCGAGTGGCACCTGGAGGCCGCGTCCAACCCCGTCATCCTCGATGTCCACCCCTTCCGGCCCACCCCGTTGGGCGACCCGGAAACGGCGGGCAGCACGCCGCAGTACCGGCTGGCGCGGATGGATCTGGCCGTGTTCGACACCGAGGTGTGGGAGCTGATCCAGGATCTCGAGGTGCTGGGCGAGCTCATGCGGGAGCTCGCGGTGGACAGTCCGCGCCGCTGGGAGCTGCTGCGGGCGGTGGGCCGGTCGCTGGACGCGGTGGATCTGCAGGACGTCAACGGGACGGCGGTGGCGGCCCGTGCGGAGCTGCGGAGCGTGCTGGCGGCGCCGGCCGGTGCCTCCGCGCACCGCATCAGCGCGGTGGGGCATGCGCACATCGATTCGGCGTGGCTGTGGCCGCTGCGCGAGACGGTACGGAAGGTGGCCCGTACGGCGTCCAACATGACGGCGTTGCTGGCGGACGAGCCGGAGTTCGTGTTCGCCATGTCGCAGGCGCAGCAGTACGCCTGGATCAAGGAGCACCGGCCCGAGGTCTACGCCAAGGTCAAGAAGGCGGTCGCGGAGGGGCGGTTCGTTCCGGCGGGCGGCATGTGGGTGGAGTCGGACACCAATATGCCCGGCTCGGAGGCCATGGCGCGGCAGTTCGTGCACGGGAAGCGGTTCTTCCTGGAGGAGTTCGGCATCGAGAACGAGGAGGCGTGGCTGCCGGACACCTTCGGTTTCGCCGCGGGGCTGCCGCAGATCATCAAGGCGGCGGGGTCGAAATGGCTGCTGACGCAGAAGATCTCCTGGAGCCGGACCAATGCGTTTCCGCATCACACCTTCCGCTGGGAGGGCATCGACGGCACCCGGATCTTCACCCACTTCCCGCCGGTGGACACCTACAACTGCCAGATGGCGGGCAGCGAAATCGCCCATGCGGCACGGAACTTCAAGGACAAGGGGGTGGCCAGTCGCTCGCTCGCCCCGACCGGCTGGGGCGACGGCGGCGGTGGCACCACCCGCGAGATGATCGCCAAGGCCCGCAGACTGCGTGACCTGGACGGTTCGGCGACGGTGGAGTGGGAGAAGCCCGCCGACTTCTTCGCGAAGGCCGAGGCGGAGTACCCCCGGGCGCCGGTGTGGGTGGGCGAGCTCTATCTGGAGCTGCACCGTGCGACCCTCACCAGCCAGGCCAGGACCAAGCACGGCAACCGGCGCAGCGAACACCTGCTGCGGGAGGCCGAACTCTGGTCGGCCACCGCGGCCGTACGGGCTCACCACCCCTACCCCTACGCCGCGTTGGACCGCCTCTGGAAGACGGTGCTGCTCCACCAGTTCCATGACATCCTGCCCGGTTCCTCCATCGCGTGGGTGCACCGCGAGGCGGCGAGGACGTATGCGGCGGTCGCCGCCGAGCTGGAGGACATCATCGCCTCCGCGGTGGCCGCGCTGGCCGGCCCGGGAGCCACCGAGCTGGTGGTGAACTCCGCGCCGCACGCCCGGGGCGGAGTCGCCGCCGGAGCCGTGGCGGCCCCCTCGGTGGGCGAGGGGAGCGAGGTGGCGGCGGCGCCGCGCGGGGACGGCGGCTTCACCCTCACCAATGATCTGCTGCGGGTGGAGATCGACGGCCGCGGCCTGGTGGTCTCCGCGTACGACCGGGTCGCCGAACGCGAGGCCGTCGCGCCCGGCGGGGCGGCGAATCTGCTGCAGATCCACCCGGACTTCCCCAACATGTGGGACGCCTGGGACGTGGACGCCTTCTACCGCAACGTGGTCACCGATCTGACCGAGGCGGACGAGGTGGTGCTCGGCGAGGTGTCCGGGGAGGCCGCCACGGTGCGCGTCACCCGTACGTTCGGCGGCTCCCGGGTGGTGCAGTCGCTGACGCTGGAGCGCGGGCAGCGGCGGCTGGACATCGACACCGAGGTCGACTGGCACGAGACCGAGAAGTTCCTCAAGGCCGCCTTCCCGCTGGACCTGCACGCCGAACGCTACGCCGCGGAGACCCAGTTCGGACATCTGTACCGGCCGACCCACACCAACACCACCTGGGAGGCCGCCAAGTTCGAGGCCTGCGCGCACCGGTTCGTCCACCTCGAAGAGCCGGGCTGGGGCGTGGCCCTGGTCAATGACGCGACCTACGGCCATGACGTCACCCGTACCGTCCGGGAGGACGGCGACCGTGGCACCACCACGACCGTCCGGCTCTCCCTGCTGCGGGCCCCTCGGTTCCCCGATCCGGAGACCGACCAGGGCCTGCACCGCTTCCGCCATGCGCTCGTCCCCGGCGCCGCCCTCGGCGACGCGGTGCGCGAGGGCCATCGCCTCAACCTGCCCGAGCGCCGGACCGCCGGTGGCGGGGCGGTCGCACCTCTGGTCACGGTCGACAACGACGCGGTGGTGGTCACCGCAGTCAAGCTCGCCGACGATTCGAGCGGCGATGTGATCGTCCGCCTCCACGAGGCGCACGGCGGGCGGGCCACGGCCACCCTGACCACCGGCTTCGAGCCGGCCGGCGCCACGGCCACCGATCTGCTGGAGCGCCCCGTCGACGACGGTCCGGTGCTCGTACGGCAGGGGAACACGGTCCGGATGCGGCTCCGCCCGTTCCAGATCGTGACCGTGCGGCTGCCCCGGGCAGCGGGCCGGTAG
- a CDS encoding alpha/beta hydrolase: MKRLSAVAFAAALVTACALLTGCSETGNPVDFNAGAENNGAARVGPVDDDTLLPTGPKNDFRITRTLDDGTHIARTTLKGPKSGVTGSVWVWAPKEYRDPKYAKSGFPVLIALPGGLGSPAEPGGVTNYWVGGDIELQENLTRWTAEGKSLPFLVVMPMLNPDTRYHDASDIPGRQKMGTWLTDDVVQLTKANFRTFKSRDGWAFMGSSSGGFAGLKSVLKHPEKFKAAIASGPDMAPDSPLWAGHRAEKEANDPERLARRLLRKGGPDVYLAFQAGTRESTAVKAPIERFRRLYGKGPIHTALQLIPGGRHNAWDYQKGMAAGSIKFISDHMKAPVPSGS; the protein is encoded by the coding sequence TTGAAACGCCTCTCTGCCGTCGCGTTCGCGGCCGCCCTCGTCACCGCCTGCGCACTGCTCACCGGCTGCTCGGAGACCGGAAACCCGGTCGACTTCAACGCCGGTGCCGAGAACAACGGCGCCGCGCGGGTCGGGCCCGTCGACGACGACACCCTCCTGCCGACCGGCCCCAAGAACGACTTCCGGATCACCCGGACCCTGGACGACGGCACCCATATAGCGCGGACGACGCTGAAGGGCCCGAAATCCGGTGTCACCGGAAGCGTCTGGGTCTGGGCGCCGAAGGAGTACCGCGACCCGAAATACGCCAAGAGCGGATTTCCCGTGCTGATAGCCCTGCCGGGTGGCCTGGGCAGCCCCGCGGAGCCCGGCGGTGTCACGAATTACTGGGTGGGCGGCGATATCGAGCTGCAGGAGAACCTCACCCGGTGGACCGCGGAGGGCAAGAGCCTGCCGTTCCTCGTGGTGATGCCGATGCTCAACCCGGACACCCGGTACCACGACGCCAGCGACATACCCGGCCGGCAGAAGATGGGGACCTGGCTGACCGACGACGTCGTCCAATTGACCAAGGCCAATTTCCGTACGTTCAAGTCCCGCGACGGCTGGGCCTTCATGGGGTCCTCCTCAGGAGGCTTCGCCGGGCTGAAGTCCGTGCTGAAACATCCGGAGAAGTTCAAGGCGGCGATAGCCAGCGGCCCGGACATGGCGCCGGATTCGCCCTTGTGGGCGGGGCACCGGGCAGAGAAGGAAGCCAACGATCCGGAAAGGCTCGCCCGGCGGCTGCTGCGGAAGGGCGGCCCGGACGTCTACCTCGCCTTCCAGGCCGGCACCAGGGAATCCACCGCCGTCAAGGCCCCCATCGAGCGGTTCCGCCGGCTCTACGGCAAGGGTCCGATCCACACCGCCCTCCAGCTGATCCCCGGTGGCCGGCACAACGCCTGGGACTACCAGAAGGGCATGGCCGCCGGTTCGATCAAGTTCATCAGCGACCACATGAAGGCACCGGTACCGAGCGGCTCGTGA
- a CDS encoding antitoxin, giving the protein MSMMDKIKSMLKGHESQTDKGIDKTGDMVDDKTQGKYKGQVDTAQDKMRDQFGGQGQDRPPQP; this is encoded by the coding sequence ATGTCCATGATGGACAAGATCAAGAGCATGCTGAAGGGCCACGAAAGCCAGACGGACAAGGGCATCGACAAGACCGGCGACATGGTCGACGACAAGACCCAGGGCAAGTACAAGGGCCAGGTCGACACCGCGCAGGACAAGATGCGGGACCAGTTCGGCGGGCAGGGCCAGGACCGGCCGCCGCAGCCCTGA
- a CDS encoding cold-shock protein, translating to MASGTVKWFNSEKGFGFIAQDGGGADVFAHYSNIDATGFRELQEGQKVTFEVTQGHKGPQAEKIRLA from the coding sequence ATGGCGTCCGGCACGGTGAAATGGTTCAACTCGGAGAAGGGCTTCGGCTTTATCGCGCAGGACGGCGGCGGTGCCGACGTCTTCGCGCACTACTCCAACATCGATGCCACGGGCTTCCGCGAGCTGCAGGAGGGCCAGAAGGTGACCTTCGAGGTCACCCAGGGGCACAAGGGCCCCCAGGCGGAGAAGATCCGTCTGGCGTAG
- a CDS encoding D-alanyl-D-alanine carboxypeptidase family protein, translated as MSSASWASVRVVTAATFCAVSLLAVPGRAAADGPNGIDDLRAAAHVTHPVHTPSRLDDRGVQFLPGPDVPEPPDVSALSWMVTDMASGKVLAAKDAHRPLPPASTLKALFAVTVLPKFSPAEVHTVSLEDLGGIESGSSLAGLKEDLPYRVADLWHGVFLRSGSDAVHTLAGMNGGWGKTIDDMQETARRLGARDTTVESADGFDTPGQFSSAYDLTLFGRAGLADPDFAEFASTKHAELPEEGGPDAFGIENTNRLLVGSHGVKPYDGLIGVKNGYTTHAGNTLIAAARRDGRTLLVTVMNPQSGSRNAVYEETRALLDWGFEAAPRAAAVGVLPALAHDRGSGVAQPAVHRPRAAVPLHRTAIAARPDTDAPARYWWLLSAAGGVGVIGLAALGTGLWRRRRRPQASAGGESD; from the coding sequence ATGTCGAGCGCGAGTTGGGCCTCCGTCAGAGTCGTTACCGCAGCCACCTTTTGTGCCGTGAGCCTGCTGGCCGTGCCCGGCCGGGCGGCCGCCGATGGCCCCAATGGCATCGACGACCTGCGGGCCGCCGCGCACGTGACCCACCCGGTGCACACCCCCAGCCGGCTGGACGACCGGGGAGTGCAGTTCCTTCCCGGACCGGACGTGCCGGAGCCCCCGGACGTCTCCGCCCTGTCGTGGATGGTGACCGACATGGCGAGCGGCAAGGTCCTCGCGGCCAAGGATGCCCACCGGCCGCTGCCGCCCGCCAGCACCCTCAAGGCGCTCTTCGCCGTGACGGTGCTGCCGAAGTTCTCCCCGGCGGAGGTGCACACCGTCTCCCTCGAGGACCTGGGCGGTATCGAGTCGGGCAGCTCGCTCGCCGGGCTCAAGGAAGACCTTCCGTACCGTGTCGCGGACCTGTGGCACGGCGTCTTCCTCCGCTCGGGCAGCGATGCGGTCCACACCCTGGCCGGCATGAACGGCGGCTGGGGCAAGACCATCGACGACATGCAGGAGACGGCGCGGCGCCTCGGCGCCCGCGACACCACGGTGGAATCCGCCGACGGGTTCGACACGCCGGGCCAGTTCTCGTCCGCCTACGACCTGACGCTCTTCGGCCGGGCCGGTCTCGCGGACCCCGACTTCGCCGAGTTCGCCTCGACGAAGCATGCGGAGCTGCCGGAGGAAGGCGGCCCGGACGCGTTCGGCATCGAGAACACCAACCGGCTGCTGGTCGGTTCGCACGGCGTCAAGCCGTACGACGGCCTGATCGGGGTGAAGAACGGCTATACGACCCACGCGGGCAACACCCTGATCGCCGCCGCCCGGCGCGACGGCCGGACGCTGCTGGTCACCGTGATGAACCCGCAGTCCGGCAGCCGCAACGCCGTCTACGAGGAGACCCGCGCCCTGCTGGACTGGGGATTCGAGGCGGCTCCCCGGGCCGCGGCCGTCGGCGTGCTGCCCGCCCTCGCGCACGACCGCGGCAGCGGCGTGGCGCAGCCCGCCGTCCACCGGCCGCGGGCCGCCGTGCCGCTGCACAGGACGGCGATCGCCGCGCGGCCGGACACCGACGCGCCCGCGCGGTACTGGTGGCTGCTGTCCGCCGCGGGAGGCGTCGGGGTCATCGGCCTCGCGGCGCTCGGTACCGGTCTGTGGCGGCGCCGTCGCAGACCGCAGGCGAGCGCGGGCGGGGAGTCCGACTGA